In the Flagellimonas sp. HMM57 genome, one interval contains:
- a CDS encoding ABC transporter ATP-binding protein, translating into MSTATTTIEKTHENGITFPLDKVMLDLRDLKKVYPTPKGDYVVLEHLNLQILKEEFVTIIGHSGCGKTTMLSMIAGLNPISSGNIAVLGNPVKGPGPDRGVIFQSPSLMPWMTALQNVLLGVNRVFPHATKTQRKDIAKYYLHKVGLEGAFNKKANELSQGMQQRVGIARAFAFKPKVLLLDEPFGMLDSLTRGELQDILIEIWNKEKITAVMITHDVDEAIFLADRVVMMTSGPKAKIGDILNIDFERPRTRKSVLEHNDYYNYRKHLIDFLEH; encoded by the coding sequence ATGAGCACAGCGACAACAACAATCGAAAAAACCCATGAAAATGGTATTACATTTCCGTTGGACAAAGTGATGTTGGATTTGCGGGATTTGAAAAAGGTATATCCGACACCAAAAGGTGACTATGTGGTTTTAGAGCATTTGAACCTACAAATCCTTAAAGAAGAATTCGTAACCATTATTGGGCATTCAGGTTGCGGCAAGACTACCATGCTCTCCATGATTGCCGGATTAAACCCTATCTCAAGTGGAAATATTGCCGTATTGGGGAACCCTGTTAAAGGCCCTGGACCAGATCGGGGCGTTATTTTTCAGTCCCCAAGCCTTATGCCATGGATGACGGCCCTGCAGAATGTACTTTTGGGCGTTAATCGGGTGTTTCCACATGCAACAAAAACACAACGAAAAGATATTGCCAAATATTACTTGCATAAAGTAGGACTCGAGGGAGCCTTCAACAAAAAGGCCAACGAACTTTCACAAGGTATGCAGCAACGTGTGGGTATTGCCAGAGCCTTTGCCTTTAAACCAAAAGTATTGTTGCTGGATGAGCCTTTTGGAATGCTAGATTCATTGACCCGAGGCGAACTTCAGGATATTTTGATTGAAATCTGGAACAAGGAAAAAATTACGGCTGTTATGATTACCCATGATGTGGACGAAGCTATTTTTCTGGCTGACCGTGTGGTTATGATGACCAGTGGACCAAAGGCAAAAATCGGTGACATTCTGAATATTGATTTCGAGCGACCAAGAACTCGAAAATCAGTTTTGGAACATAATGACTATTACAACTATCGCAAACATCTAATTGATTTTTTAGAACATTAA
- a CDS encoding ABC transporter ATP-binding protein: MAYLELNNIGKIYGEGTSATEVLTNINLSIEEGEFVAIVGFTGSGKTTLVNLINGLLQPSTGEVLFKGEPVKDTSHERGVIFQNYSLLPWLTVGQNIAMAVKEAFPKESRTKIDQRVADYVDMVSLTPAINKRPKELSGGMRQRVAVARALAMNPEMIIMDEPLGALDALTRGNLQDEILNIWSKDKRTALLITNDVDEGIYMADRIIPLRPGPKATLGPEFKINIDRPRDKTALNDNAEYKKTRNAIIEYLMDIGEERKAVSTITYELPELSPKSFVA, encoded by the coding sequence ATGGCATATTTAGAGCTCAACAATATTGGAAAAATATACGGTGAGGGTACAAGCGCCACCGAGGTACTTACAAATATCAACCTGTCCATTGAAGAAGGAGAGTTTGTTGCCATTGTTGGATTTACCGGAAGCGGGAAGACTACCTTGGTCAACTTAATCAATGGGCTATTGCAACCCTCCACTGGCGAAGTGCTGTTCAAAGGCGAACCTGTAAAGGATACGAGCCATGAAAGAGGAGTGATTTTCCAGAACTACTCACTATTGCCGTGGCTAACTGTGGGTCAGAATATAGCTATGGCAGTCAAAGAAGCATTCCCTAAAGAGAGCAGAACTAAAATCGATCAAAGGGTGGCCGATTATGTGGATATGGTCAGCTTAACACCTGCCATTAACAAGCGCCCCAAAGAATTGTCCGGAGGCATGCGTCAACGCGTGGCAGTTGCACGGGCATTGGCCATGAATCCAGAGATGATTATTATGGACGAACCTTTAGGTGCGTTAGATGCATTGACACGAGGCAACCTCCAAGATGAAATATTGAACATCTGGAGCAAGGACAAGCGAACGGCACTGCTTATTACCAATGATGTGGACGAGGGTATTTATATGGCGGACCGTATCATCCCTCTAAGACCGGGCCCGAAAGCTACTTTGGGACCAGAGTTTAAAATCAATATTGACCGTCCAAGGGACAAGACCGCATTGAATGACAATGCTGAATACAAAAAAACCCGAAACGCCATAATTGAGTACTTGATGGACATTGGTGAAGAACGAAAAGCGGTATCTACCATCACCTATGAGCTTCCTGAATTAAGTCCAAAAAGCTTTGTAGCCTAA
- a CDS encoding alginate export family protein, whose product MKKLYFILFLFILSVNPIIAQFTLDAQFRPRTEYRNGFQFLQQDGVDAGFVTNTRARIGAGYKTDSYEIYINIQDLQIWGENPQLAPIDANDTFSLFEAWAELQLGKGWSTKLGRQVLSYDDQRYFGGLDWAQQGRYHDLAMIKYRKDGFMFDLGFAFNQDLDSDSQNAPKFGFKNAGTEFNSGNPFQYKTMQHLYAKKKFNNFSASLLLANLGFQQIDGDTGEVSDIQSTFTAGTHLTYKKGKFGLEGNAFLQTGKFFNGIDIEGAYLLGLESTYAISPKTKLGLGIEAISGDDTTTEATEAFLPHFGTNHKFNGFMDHFYVGNWVNRVGLLDIHASAIFNLGDKTTLFTKFLNFNGMEKTPSGERSLGNELDIVLTQKFNGFAIKLGYSQLFATDGLEELETARLGSETAIDFKGSQNWAWAMLIIKPTLFTTAKKAK is encoded by the coding sequence ATGAAAAAGCTATATTTTATTTTATTCCTATTTATTCTATCGGTTAACCCAATAATAGCGCAATTTACACTGGATGCGCAATTTAGACCAAGAACGGAGTATAGAAACGGATTTCAATTCTTACAACAAGATGGTGTCGATGCCGGCTTTGTGACGAACACCCGAGCTCGTATAGGGGCAGGTTATAAAACGGATTCTTACGAAATCTATATCAATATTCAAGACCTTCAAATTTGGGGCGAAAATCCACAATTGGCCCCGATTGATGCCAACGACACCTTTAGTCTTTTTGAAGCTTGGGCAGAATTGCAGTTAGGGAAAGGATGGTCCACAAAATTGGGGCGTCAGGTTTTGTCCTATGATGACCAACGCTATTTTGGTGGTCTGGATTGGGCACAGCAAGGGAGGTATCACGATTTAGCAATGATAAAATATCGAAAAGATGGATTTATGTTTGACCTTGGCTTTGCGTTCAACCAAGATTTAGATTCAGATTCGCAAAATGCACCTAAGTTTGGATTCAAAAATGCTGGAACCGAATTCAATTCTGGCAATCCTTTCCAGTATAAGACAATGCAACACCTTTATGCCAAGAAAAAGTTCAACAACTTTAGTGCAAGCCTGTTATTGGCCAACTTAGGTTTTCAACAAATTGACGGTGATACAGGGGAAGTCAGTGATATTCAAAGTACGTTTACCGCGGGTACTCACTTAACATATAAGAAAGGAAAATTTGGATTAGAGGGCAATGCATTCTTGCAGACTGGAAAATTCTTTAATGGCATTGACATTGAAGGTGCCTATCTGTTAGGTCTGGAGAGTACTTATGCCATAAGCCCAAAAACCAAATTGGGTCTGGGAATCGAGGCGATAAGTGGGGATGATACTACTACCGAAGCCACAGAGGCCTTTTTACCCCATTTTGGAACAAACCACAAGTTCAATGGATTTATGGACCACTTCTACGTGGGCAATTGGGTCAACAGAGTTGGTTTGTTGGACATTCATGCAAGTGCCATATTCAACTTGGGTGATAAAACCACTTTGTTCACGAAGTTTTTGAACTTTAATGGCATGGAAAAAACGCCTAGTGGGGAACGTAGTCTTGGCAATGAACTGGATATCGTATTGACCCAAAAGTTTAATGGCTTTGCGATTAAGCTGGGCTACTCCCAATTATTTGCAACTGATGGTTTGGAGGAACTGGAAACGGCCCGGCTGGGTTCAGAAACAGCGATTGATTTTAAAGGTTCCCAAAACTGGGCATGGGCAATGCTGATTATCAAACCAACCCTCTTTACCACTGCAAAAAAAGCTAAATAA
- a CDS encoding nitrate reductase: protein MQKKESQDTICSYCGVGCGITVTKDSRGALSVVGNEEYPVNKGMLCSKGKNLNYVAQDTSDRILYPEMRWSRNHPLQRVTWDIAFKRAAAVFKSIIDKHGPDSVGFYVSGQCLTEEYYLANKLTKGFIGTNNIDTNSRLCMSSAVVGYKKTVGEDAVPIAYEDIELADCFLIAGANPAWCHPILFRRLEKHKEANPNIKVIVVDPRKTQTCALADIHLQILPGTDVILFNAIARWLIERKKIDTSFIKKHTSNFEACRQSAFSLTLRQAAAACGITLEEIKKAGKLIGTSKRFISMWTMGLNQSVIGTDKNMALLNISLLTGQIGKPGCGPFSLTGQPNAMGGREVGGMANLLAAHRDLGNPKHRKEVEEFWGGKPIKKEPGLTATEMFNALKNGKLKAVWIICTNPVVSLPNAKKVEAALENASFVVVQDISHRSETTTYADLLLPAAGWLEKEGTMTNSERRISYLPKVIDPPGEALPDAEILWRFGQEMGYPSFEYNSASEVYDEYCLMTKGTNIDISGLSYERLKNEGSFQWPVPHKNHKGTPRLFEDHNYFTVNGKAHFNAPRKIYNQSEQTDSEYPLILNTGRIRDQWHTRTKTGKVKRLLTHIPTPYLEMNKVDAYLHGLKEEDIAVVTSRRGSVRVKVKINFDIREKVVFLPMHWGKILNNDFSRANNLTNDLIDPISKEPDFKYCAVKVEKYQKPKQKIVIVGAGAAAYRFIQSYREKNEDDDLYVFSKEAYPFYNRVLLPEYVNEELPWESLLKLKRGELERLNVNLYPSNGISRIDSEEKTVTDDNGKTHSYDILVLATGSRAFVPNEVRMDLAGRFTMRERGDADRLKHYLNETGLASNQQHVVIVGGGLLGLELAASLKKIDINISIIQRAPRLMERQLDAVASRLLAEDVTERGIQIYFDSEVSTVFEEQKSKHTLQVTLKTGRTITCNAIVYAIGTRPNIQLARSADIKTRRGVEVNSYLQSSRPDIFALGEIAEYKNSLFGITSAAEQQADIAANYILGDLGSMYSGSVLMNILKFENLDLCSIGMVNVPPDDSSFEEIILMDVRKRFYKKCIVKDDTLKGAILMGDKNEFAEFKRLIEDEIELSEKRDELLRGTSNTVPLKGKLICSCSQVGEGNIKDVIANGCDSFTQICVETGAGLGCGSCKPEVKALLDTEVKTVKA, encoded by the coding sequence ATGCAGAAAAAAGAAAGCCAAGATACCATTTGTTCCTATTGCGGGGTAGGTTGCGGAATTACCGTAACCAAAGATAGTCGTGGAGCACTATCGGTTGTTGGAAATGAAGAGTACCCCGTAAACAAAGGGATGCTTTGTTCTAAGGGCAAGAACCTGAACTATGTGGCCCAAGATACGAGTGACAGAATCTTGTATCCAGAGATGCGTTGGAGCAGAAACCACCCATTACAAAGGGTTACTTGGGATATTGCGTTTAAGCGGGCGGCTGCAGTTTTCAAAAGTATTATTGACAAACATGGCCCCGATAGTGTTGGGTTTTATGTCTCTGGGCAATGCCTTACAGAAGAATACTATCTGGCCAATAAATTGACCAAAGGTTTTATTGGCACCAACAATATTGATACGAATTCCCGTTTGTGCATGAGTTCTGCTGTTGTTGGCTATAAAAAAACAGTGGGAGAAGACGCGGTGCCTATAGCATATGAAGATATCGAGTTAGCCGATTGTTTTTTGATTGCTGGGGCCAATCCTGCATGGTGTCATCCCATTTTGTTCCGAAGATTGGAAAAGCATAAAGAAGCTAATCCCAATATTAAAGTAATCGTTGTAGACCCAAGAAAAACGCAGACATGTGCCTTGGCCGATATACACCTTCAAATTTTACCCGGTACCGATGTTATTTTGTTCAATGCCATTGCGCGATGGTTGATCGAACGCAAAAAAATAGATACGTCCTTTATCAAAAAGCACACCTCAAATTTTGAAGCTTGCAGGCAAAGTGCTTTTAGCTTGACACTTAGACAAGCTGCGGCGGCATGTGGAATTACTCTAGAAGAAATTAAGAAAGCCGGTAAACTCATTGGTACTTCCAAACGGTTTATTAGCATGTGGACCATGGGGCTGAACCAAAGTGTAATCGGAACGGATAAAAATATGGCATTGCTCAATATTTCATTACTTACCGGACAGATTGGTAAGCCAGGTTGTGGGCCATTTTCGCTTACTGGGCAACCCAATGCCATGGGAGGTAGAGAAGTTGGGGGTATGGCCAATCTTCTTGCGGCGCATCGAGATTTGGGGAATCCCAAGCATCGAAAAGAAGTGGAGGAATTTTGGGGTGGAAAACCCATAAAGAAAGAACCAGGACTTACCGCTACAGAAATGTTCAATGCATTGAAAAATGGGAAACTAAAAGCCGTTTGGATTATCTGCACCAATCCTGTAGTGAGTCTGCCCAATGCCAAAAAAGTGGAAGCAGCACTCGAAAACGCAAGCTTTGTTGTTGTTCAAGATATTTCACATCGTTCCGAAACCACAACATATGCGGATTTGCTGCTTCCTGCGGCAGGTTGGTTAGAGAAAGAGGGCACCATGACCAATTCGGAACGGCGTATCAGTTATTTACCCAAAGTAATCGACCCACCTGGTGAAGCGTTGCCCGATGCAGAAATCTTATGGCGCTTTGGTCAAGAAATGGGTTATCCAAGTTTTGAATACAATTCGGCCAGTGAAGTGTACGATGAGTATTGCTTGATGACCAAGGGCACCAACATTGATATTTCTGGACTGTCCTATGAGCGTCTAAAGAACGAAGGGAGTTTTCAGTGGCCAGTTCCACATAAAAACCACAAAGGAACACCACGGCTATTTGAAGACCATAACTATTTCACCGTCAATGGAAAGGCTCATTTTAATGCTCCAAGAAAAATATATAACCAATCGGAACAAACGGATTCTGAATATCCACTGATATTGAATACTGGACGTATTCGTGACCAATGGCATACCCGGACCAAAACAGGTAAGGTCAAACGTTTGCTCACACATATTCCCACACCTTATCTTGAGATGAACAAAGTAGATGCTTATTTACATGGTTTGAAAGAAGAAGATATTGCGGTAGTTACCAGTAGAAGGGGCAGTGTACGGGTAAAGGTCAAAATCAACTTTGATATTCGGGAGAAAGTGGTCTTTTTGCCCATGCACTGGGGTAAAATCTTGAACAACGATTTTAGTAGGGCCAATAACTTGACGAACGATTTGATAGATCCCATTTCTAAAGAGCCGGATTTTAAATATTGTGCGGTCAAGGTCGAGAAATATCAAAAACCAAAACAAAAAATAGTGATTGTTGGCGCTGGTGCTGCCGCCTATCGATTTATTCAATCATATCGAGAAAAAAATGAGGACGACGACCTCTATGTATTTTCAAAAGAAGCCTATCCTTTTTATAATAGGGTGCTGTTGCCAGAATATGTGAACGAGGAATTGCCTTGGGAGTCCTTACTCAAGTTAAAGCGGGGAGAACTAGAAAGGTTGAATGTCAATCTTTATCCTTCAAATGGTATTTCACGGATAGATTCCGAGGAAAAAACAGTTACTGATGATAACGGCAAAACACATTCATACGACATTCTCGTATTGGCCACTGGTAGTCGGGCCTTTGTGCCCAATGAAGTTCGAATGGACTTGGCAGGACGTTTCACGATGCGTGAAAGAGGCGATGCGGATAGGTTGAAACATTATTTAAATGAAACAGGACTTGCGTCCAACCAACAACATGTGGTTATTGTCGGGGGCGGACTGTTGGGCCTAGAACTGGCAGCATCGCTTAAAAAAATCGATATCAATATCAGCATTATCCAACGTGCGCCACGTCTAATGGAACGCCAACTTGATGCCGTGGCCAGTCGCTTATTGGCCGAAGACGTCACCGAGAGAGGTATTCAAATCTACTTTGATAGTGAAGTGAGCACTGTTTTTGAAGAACAAAAAAGCAAACACACACTTCAAGTGACATTAAAAACAGGGCGGACCATAACATGCAATGCTATTGTTTATGCTATTGGTACACGACCCAATATTCAATTGGCAAGAAGCGCGGATATCAAAACACGTAGAGGAGTAGAGGTCAATTCGTACCTGCAGAGCAGTAGACCTGACATTTTTGCTTTGGGTGAAATTGCAGAATACAAAAATTCTTTGTTCGGGATCACTTCTGCTGCAGAGCAACAAGCCGACATTGCCGCTAACTATATTTTAGGTGACCTTGGAAGTATGTACTCGGGCTCTGTACTCATGAACATTTTAAAGTTTGAGAACTTAGATCTTTGCAGTATTGGGATGGTCAATGTTCCACCCGATGATAGTTCATTTGAAGAAATCATTTTGATGGATGTGCGCAAAAGGTTCTATAAAAAGTGTATCGTTAAAGATGATACGTTAAAAGGAGCCATATTGATGGGAGACAAAAATGAATTTGCAGAGTTTAAACGGTTAATCGAAGATGAAATTGAACTTTCCGAAAAGCGCGACGAACTCCTAAGGGGAACATCCAATACGGTTCCATTAAAGGGTAAACTCATTTGTTCATGCAGTCAGGTAGGCGAAGGAAATATTAAAGATGTAATTGCCAATGGATGTGATAGCTTCACTCAAATATGTGTCGAAACTGGAGCGGGTCTTGGCTGTGGTAGTTGCAAGCCCGAGGTGAAGGCATTACTTGATACGGAAGTAAAAACAGTAAAAGCATGA
- a CDS encoding response regulator transcription factor, with amino-acid sequence METVLNNAIQIVLADDHALVRDGIRALLEEENNLQVIGEVSNGTEAMAMVAEKQPDILIIDIRMPEMGGIEAVEKLNARNTKTKCIILSMHDSEEYILKSVKAGANGYLLKDTDKNEFIKAIRTVDEGGKYFSGDISNVLVNNLFGQGQAANKVNLSKSSKANAFDLTNKELQVLELILSGYTSKEISEQLQNSKRTIETHRFNLMRKMEVKNLIELSKKAREAGLV; translated from the coding sequence ATGGAAACTGTTCTTAATAATGCGATTCAAATTGTGCTTGCCGATGATCATGCATTAGTGCGTGACGGAATCCGTGCCTTATTGGAAGAAGAAAACAATCTCCAAGTGATAGGTGAAGTATCCAATGGTACTGAGGCCATGGCTATGGTAGCAGAGAAACAACCTGATATTTTGATTATTGATATTCGAATGCCTGAAATGGGCGGTATTGAGGCAGTTGAAAAATTGAATGCCCGAAATACCAAAACCAAGTGCATCATTCTGTCGATGCACGATTCAGAAGAATATATTTTAAAATCGGTAAAAGCAGGGGCCAATGGCTATCTATTAAAAGATACGGATAAGAACGAATTTATAAAGGCCATACGAACTGTTGATGAAGGAGGCAAATATTTTAGTGGGGATATTTCAAACGTATTGGTGAACAATTTATTTGGTCAAGGACAGGCGGCTAACAAAGTAAACCTCTCAAAAAGTAGTAAAGCGAATGCCTTTGATCTAACCAATAAAGAGCTTCAAGTACTTGAGTTGATTTTGTCGGGTTATACGAGCAAAGAAATATCGGAGCAGCTGCAAAACAGCAAACGTACCATAGAAACCCACCGTTTTAACTTGATGCGTAAAATGGAAGTCAAAAATCTGATTGAGCTTTCTAAAAAAGCTAGAGAAGCTGGGTTGGTCTAA
- a CDS encoding ABC transporter permease, producing MKQSVIVTKAEQIKWAVGVRGLVSKLKLKLPKFEFKSVLKKLIIPLISILAFFGIWHIGSDILRQREIDFRVEKTLQDQGQVAANALQACFATGGLDCQTNTLPSPSQVWASVKTLVADHYIIKQDKLDFIAKTEALNTKRLEKGKEPIVYTGRPSFIDIVLTSLKTVFAGFLLAFFIAVPIGIVIGLSNTLRNAINWFIQVFKPVSPVVWYLLVFMIVKTLLIGTSSDNSFVISFISVGLCSMWATLVNTAMGVSSVDKDYINVAKVLKLGPIQKVFKVILPSSLPLIFTGLRITLSVAWMVLIAIELLAQSPGLGLFVWEEFQNGANDSNSKIIVAMFVIGIIGFLLDRIMLWIQNAVSFNKNATA from the coding sequence ATGAAGCAAAGTGTGATAGTAACCAAAGCAGAACAAATAAAATGGGCCGTTGGTGTGCGGGGTTTAGTATCAAAACTGAAGTTGAAACTCCCAAAATTTGAGTTTAAAAGCGTCCTGAAAAAACTCATCATCCCGCTGATATCCATCTTGGCCTTTTTTGGAATTTGGCATATAGGCTCGGACATCTTGCGTCAGAGAGAAATCGATTTTAGGGTCGAAAAAACTTTACAGGATCAAGGTCAAGTAGCAGCTAACGCCCTACAGGCTTGTTTTGCCACGGGCGGTCTTGATTGTCAGACCAATACCCTGCCTTCACCAAGTCAAGTCTGGGCTTCGGTTAAAACATTGGTTGCGGATCACTACATCATCAAACAAGATAAATTGGATTTCATTGCAAAGACCGAAGCACTCAATACCAAAAGATTGGAAAAGGGAAAAGAACCCATCGTATACACTGGCAGACCTTCGTTCATTGATATTGTATTGACCAGTTTGAAAACGGTTTTTGCAGGGTTTTTACTGGCATTTTTTATTGCTGTTCCTATTGGTATTGTCATTGGGCTGAGCAATACCTTAAGGAATGCCATCAATTGGTTCATTCAGGTCTTTAAACCAGTGTCACCGGTAGTATGGTACTTGTTGGTCTTTATGATTGTGAAAACGCTATTGATAGGTACTAGCTCTGACAACTCCTTCGTGATTTCGTTTATCAGTGTCGGATTATGTTCAATGTGGGCCACCTTGGTAAATACGGCTATGGGAGTCTCTTCTGTGGACAAAGATTATATCAATGTGGCAAAGGTGTTGAAATTAGGACCGATTCAAAAAGTCTTCAAAGTAATCTTGCCCTCTTCGCTTCCCTTAATTTTTACAGGTCTACGTATTACCCTTTCTGTAGCGTGGATGGTCTTGATTGCGATTGAACTTTTGGCTCAGAGCCCTGGACTTGGTCTTTTCGTTTGGGAAGAATTCCAAAATGGGGCTAATGATTCAAACTCAAAAATCATTGTGGCCATGTTCGTCATTGGCATAATTGGCTTTCTATTGGATAGGATTATGCTTTGGATTCAAAATGCAGTTTCATTTAACAAAAACGCTACAGCATAA